A DNA window from Carassius gibelio isolate Cgi1373 ecotype wild population from Czech Republic chromosome A6, carGib1.2-hapl.c, whole genome shotgun sequence contains the following coding sequences:
- the LOC128015398 gene encoding mannose-1-phosphate guanyltransferase alpha-B-like, translating into MLKAIIIIGGPQKGTRFRPLSFEVPKPLFPVAGVPMLQHYIEACAQVPDMKEIILIGFYQPNDELNHFISSSQQEFKIPIRYLQEFAALGTGGGIYHFRDQILSGGPAAFFLMNADVCSEFPLKEMLRFHRQHGENHCGVLLGTTANRTQSLNYGCIVENHETNEVLHFVEKPSTFVSDIINCGIYLFTPDIFGHIGKVFQRNQQERIQEELTNGKQMPEVIRLEQDIFTTLAGQKKLFVYKTQHFWSQIKSAGSAIYASRLYLKQYHQTHPERLATNQDGTPKIIGDVYIHPTANIDPSAVLGPNVSIGKAVTIGVGVRVRESIILHGAVLQDHCCVLNSIVGWDSTVGKWARVEGTPSDPNPNDPYAKMDSETLFREGGLTPSITILGCNVSIPSEVIIRNSIVLPHKDLNRSFQNQIIL; encoded by the exons ATGTTAAAAGCGATTATCATAATTGGGGGCCCTCAAAAAG GTACCAGGTTCCGCCCCCTGTCATTCGAGGTGCCCAAACCTCTGTTCCCTGTGGCAGGAGTTCCCATGCTGCAGCATTACATAGAAGCCTGTGCCCAA GTTCCTGATATGAAAGAGATCATATTAATAGGTTTTTATCAGCCCAATGACGAGCTTAACCACTTCATTTCTTCTTCTCAGCAGGAGTTTAAAATCCCAATACG GTACCTGCAGGAGTTTGCTGCCCTGGGTACAGGTGGAGGGATCTATCACTTTCGTGACCAGATCCTGTCTGGGGGTCCAGCTGCATTTTTCCTCATGAATGCTGATGTATGCTCTGAGTTCCCATTGAAGGAAATGCTTCGGTTTCACCGTCAACATGGCGAGAATCATTGTGGAGTCTTACTTGGAACTACA GCCAATAGAACACAATCTCTGAACTACGGTTGCATTGTGGAAAACCATGAGACAAATGAG GTGCTCCATTTTGTGGAGAAACCCAGTACTTTTGTAAGTGACATTATCAACTGTGGTATCTATTTGTTCACACCAGATATTTTTGGCCACATTGGGAAGGTTTTCCAGAGGAACCAGCAAGAGAGGATCCA GGAAGAGCTCACTAATGGCAAGCAGATGCCAGAGGTGATTCGGCTAGAGCAGGACATCTTTACAACCCTAGCAGGACAGAAAAAACTCTTTGTCTACAAAACACAGCATTTCTGGAGTCAGATAAAGTCTGCAGG GTCTGCAATATATGCTAGTCGTTTGTACCTCAAGCAGTATCATCAGACACATCCTGAGAGACTAGCCACAAACCAAGACGGAACCCCCAAAATTATAG GAGATGTTTATATCCACCCGACAGCAAACATTGATCCCTCTGCTGTG tTGGGTCCTAATGTTTCCATTGGCAAAGCAGTCACAATTGGAGTAGGTGTAAGAGTGAGGGAGTCCATCATTTTACATGGAGCCGTGTTACAG GATCACTGTTGTGTGTTGAACAGTATTGTTGGGTGGGACAGTACTGTGGGGAAATGGGCAAGAGTAGAAGGAACTCCAAGTGACCCCAATCCCAACGACCCATATGCCAAAATGGACAGCGAGACACTGTTCAGGGAAGGAGGTCTGACCCCATCCATCACCATCCTTG GCTGCAATGTGAGTATTCCATCAGAGGTCATCATTAGGAACTCTATCGTTTTGCCGCATAAAGATCTCAACAGGAGCTTCCAAAACCAGATTATCCTATAG